A part of Oscillatoria sp. FACHB-1406 genomic DNA contains:
- the speD gene encoding adenosylmethionine decarboxylase produces MKQMGTHLVVDAWQAPGELLNDPERIRRAILDAIDAGEATLIDLCVHQFSPHGVTATATLAESHIAIHTWPEYGYFAADLFFCGRGKPKEAMKLLQTALQAKQMTMRETERGFPAPTPELEGDLEEFNGIAKQVAIR; encoded by the coding sequence ATGAAACAAATGGGAACCCATCTGGTCGTCGATGCGTGGCAAGCTCCGGGAGAGTTGCTCAATGACCCCGAACGCATCCGCCGCGCGATTCTTGATGCCATTGATGCCGGAGAGGCTACCCTGATTGACTTGTGCGTTCACCAGTTCAGTCCCCACGGCGTTACGGCAACCGCTACCCTGGCTGAGTCTCACATTGCCATTCATACCTGGCCCGAGTACGGTTACTTTGCTGCCGATTTGTTTTTCTGCGGTCGCGGGAAACCAAAAGAAGCGATGAAACTGCTTCAAACTGCGCTGCAAGCGAAGCAGATGACGATGCGAGAGACCGAGCGAGGTTTTCCTGCCCCGACTCCCGAACTCGAAGGCGACTTGGAGGAATTCAACGGGATCGCAAAACAAGTTGCGATTCGTTAA